In Pan paniscus chromosome 13, NHGRI_mPanPan1-v2.0_pri, whole genome shotgun sequence, one DNA window encodes the following:
- the PHOSPHO2 gene encoding pyridoxal phosphate phosphatase PHOSPHO2: MKILLVFDFDNTIIDDNSDTWIVQCAPNKKLPIELRDSYRKGFWTEFMGRVFKYLGDKGVREHEMRRAVTSLPFTPGMVELFNFIRKNKDKFDCIIISDSNSVFIDWVLEAASFHDIFDKVFTNPAAFNSNGHLTVENYHAHSCNRCPKNLCKKVVLIEFVDKQLQQGVNYTQIVYIGDGGNDVCPVTFLKNDDVAMPRKGYTLQKTLSRMSQNLEPMEYSVVVWSSGVDIISHLQFLIKD; the protein is encoded by the coding sequence ATGAAAATTTTGCTAGTTTTTGACTTTGACAATACAATCATAGATGACAATAGTGACACTTGGATTGTACAATGTGCTCCCAACAAAAAGCTTCCTATTGAACTACGTGATTCTTATCGAAAAGGATTTTGGACAGAATTTATGGGCAGAGTCTTTAAGTATTTGGGAGATAAGGGTGTAAGAGAACATGAAATGAGAAGAGCAGTGACATCATTGCCTTTCACTCCAGGGATGGTGGAACTCTTCAACTTTATAAGAAAGAATAAGGATAAATTTGACTGCATTATTATTTCAGATTCAAATTCGGTCTTCATAGATTGGGTTTTAGAAGCTGCCAGTTTTCATGACATATTTGATAAAGTGTTTACAAATCCAGCAGCTTTTAATAGCAATGGTCATCTCACTGTTGAAAATTATCATGCTCATTCTTGCAATAGATGCCCAAAGAATCTTTGCAAAAAGGTAGTTTTGATAGAATTTGTAGATAAACAGTTACAACAGGGAGTGAATTATACACAAATTGTTTATATTGGTGATGGTGGAAATGATGTCTGTCCAGTCACCTTTTTAAAGAATGATGATGTTGCCATGCCACGGAAAGGATATACCTTACAGAAAACTCTTTCCAGAATGTCTCAAAATCTTGAGCCTATGGAATATTCTGTTGTAGTTTGGTCCTCAGGTGTTGATATAATTTCTCATTTACAATTTCTAATAAAGGATTAA